Sequence from the Verrucomicrobiia bacterium genome:
TGCCTCGGGGCCGCGGCGAGCTGGTGCTGGTGGTGGATGACGAGTCGGCGATCCGGCAGATCACCCAGTGCACGCTGGAGGCGTTCGGGTACCGGACGTTGCTGGCCGAGGACGGTCCGCAGGCGCTGGCCCTGTACGCGCAGCAGGGGAAGGAGATTGCCGTGGTCCTGACCGACATGATGATGCCCATGCTGGACGGGGCCTCCACCATCCGGGCGTTGAAGGCGATGAACCCGGCGGTGATTACGGTGGCGACCAGCGGCGTGGGGAACGAGAGCCAGACCCATGCCGCCACGCAGGCGGGGTGTCATCGGTTTCTGGCGAAGCCGTATTCGGCGGCGTCGCTCCTCAAGATTCTGGACGAGGTGCTTGCGGGGGCGTCGGGGTCCGAACTTTGAACGGGCCGAAGAGCCGGCTAGGGGCCGGTCACCCGCTTCAGGGCCCGGTTCGCCATGGTCCCGATCAACCCCAGCGCGGTGATCGTCAGAATAATCCCGCCGACGATCATCCAGCGCGGCTTCCCGACATCCGACCAATCGACGATCTGGCTGCCCACCAGGACTGCGGCAAAGGTCCGGGGCGCCATGCCGAGGAGCGTTCCCAGCAGGTAGGTGTGCCTGGCGACCCCGGAGGCGCAAAGGGCCAGGTTCATCAGCGCGAACGGCGAATTGGGCGGCACCCGGACGAGCGTCACGATTAGGAGGGCCCTGCCGAAACCGGATCCCACCAACGCATCCCGAATGGCCCGGACCCTGGCCTCGCGCTGGATCTCGCGCTCGATACGGGCCCGGGCGAGCCTCCCGGAGATCAGAAAGCCCACCATGGACGCGCCGCCGAATCCGACCCAGGCCGCGCCAAACCCGGCCGGAACCCCGAAGGCATAGCCGGCGAGGATCGCCTGGGAGTAGGTGGGCAGGAACCCGCAACCGGCGCTCACCATGAAGAAGGCGATGTACACCGCCATGCCCAGGGCCAGCCGCACCGTCCCGGCCTCGGCTTCGCCGCGGAGCACCTCGGAGATCGGTCCCAGGTTGAACAGCACCAGAAAGCCACCGAGGGGCGGAAGCGCGCCCCAGGCCAGGCCCAGCCACGCCGCGGGACCCAGACGCCGGAAGAAGGCGACGAGCGTGTCCCACTCGGATGCTTCCCGGGGCCGGGTACCCTCCGGCGGTTCCGGTCGATCTCCTGTCGGGTGCTGGCCCGGTTCGGGTGGTTCCATGGATGACCGATCTTCAACCCTTCCGAAGGCCGCAAGGGCCTTTCGTGTTGGGGCCTTCCTTGTTGCCCTTCCGGAACAATGCGCCGACCGGGGGAACGAGCGTAGTCTCCGGACCGATTCCCGGTCGAGGAGGAACCCGATCGAGATAGCGCGACAAGGGCGGCGGAAGGACCGACGATACGGATGGGGCTCCATGGTGGGGGCTCCATGGTGCTTCCCGTTCATGGATCGAATGAACGGAATTCAGAAATGGGCGATGGCTTGGGCTTGAGTCCGGACGGGCGGCACGCGAGGTTTTGCGTGCGTGTTGCTGGACCGATACGAGGGCGGGGCGTTCTACGACGAACTGGTCAACGGGGAGGGCGCGGTGCGTCCGCACTACCGGCGTTTTCTGGAGCGATTCAACTCATTGACGGTGGACGAGTTCCAGCAGAAGCGGCAGGCGGTGGACCTGGCGTTTCTGAGGCAGGGGATCACGTTCAACGTGTACGGAGAGAAGGAGGGGACGGAGCGGATTTTCCCGTTCGACCTGTTTCCACGGATCATTCCGGCGAAGGAATGGGAGCGGGTGGAAGCGGGGTTGATCCAGCGGATCACGGCGTTGAACCTGTTTCTGCACGACATCTACCACGAGCAGCGGATCTTGCGGGAGGGGGTGATCCCGCCGTCGTATGTGTTGTCGGCGAGGCATTTCCGGAGGGAGTTTGTCAATTCGCAGGTGCCGCGGGACATCTACATGCACATCTGCGGGACGGATCTGATCCGGGACCGGGATGGGAAGTACCTGGTGCTGGAGGACAACGGGCGATGTCCCTCGGGGGTGTCGTACGTGCTGGAGAACCGGCGGGCGATGCGGCGGAGCTTTGCGGGGATGTTCGAGGCGGTGGGGGTACGGGGGGTGGCGATCTATCCGGACGTGCTGTTGAAGACGTTGCGTTACATCGCGCCGGCCGGGGTGGCGGAACCGACGGTGGTGCTGCTGACGCCGGGGCCGTTCAACAGCGCGTATTTCGAGCACACGTATCTGGCGAGGCAGATGGGGATCGAGATTGTCGAGGGGCGGGATCTGGTGGTGCAGGATGCGCGGGTATTCATGCGGACGACGAAGGGGTTGAAGCCGGTGCATGTGATCTACCGGCGCATCGACGACGATTTCCTGGATCCGACGGTGTTTCGGAAGGACTCGACGCTGGGGGTGCCGGGGCTGATCCACGCGTACCGGGCGGGGAATGTGAGTCTGGCGAACTCGATCGGGACGGGGATCGCGGACGACAAGGTGATGTACTATTTCGTGCCGCGGATCATCCGGTTCTACCTGGGCCAGGACCCGATACTCGAGAACGTGCCGACGTACCTGGCCAGCGAGGAGGAGGACCGGCGATACATCCTGGAGCATCTGCCGGAGCTGGTGGTCAAGGCGGCGAATGAGTCGGGGGGGTACGGGATGCTGATGGGGCCTCAGGCGGGGCGGGAGGAACTGGCGGCGTTCCGGGAGCGCATTGTGGCGGATCCCAGGAACTACATTGCCCAGCCGGTGATCAGCCTGTCGCGGCACCCGACCTATTGTGACGGGGCGTTCAGCGGGCGGCACATTGATCTGCGGCCGTTTGTATTGAGCGGGGAGAAGATCTTTGTGTTGCCGGGCGGGTTGACGCGGGTGGCGTTGCGGGAGGGGTCGCTGGTGGTGAACTCCTCCCAGGGCGGGGGGAGCAAGGACACCTGGGTGTTGTACGGGGACGAATGACACGGGGGGAACGACCATGCTGAGCCGCGTTGCGAACTCCCTCTTCTGGATGAGCCGCTACATCGAGCGGGCCGAGAACACGGCGCGCATCGTGGATGTGAATCTGCAGATGCTGCTGGATTTTCGGAACCTGGATGACCGGCGGCTGACCGAGCACTG
This genomic interval carries:
- a CDS encoding TVP38/TMEM64 family protein translates to MEPPEPGQHPTGDRPEPPEGTRPREASEWDTLVAFFRRLGPAAWLGLAWGALPPLGGFLVLFNLGPISEVLRGEAEAGTVRLALGMAVYIAFFMVSAGCGFLPTYSQAILAGYAFGVPAGFGAAWVGFGGASMVGFLISGRLARARIEREIQREARVRAIRDALVGSGFGRALLIVTLVRVPPNSPFALMNLALCASGVARHTYLLGTLLGMAPRTFAAVLVGSQIVDWSDVGKPRWMIVGGIILTITALGLIGTMANRALKRVTGP
- a CDS encoding circularly permuted type 2 ATP-grasp protein, with translation MLDRYEGGAFYDELVNGEGAVRPHYRRFLERFNSLTVDEFQQKRQAVDLAFLRQGITFNVYGEKEGTERIFPFDLFPRIIPAKEWERVEAGLIQRITALNLFLHDIYHEQRILREGVIPPSYVLSARHFRREFVNSQVPRDIYMHICGTDLIRDRDGKYLVLEDNGRCPSGVSYVLENRRAMRRSFAGMFEAVGVRGVAIYPDVLLKTLRYIAPAGVAEPTVVLLTPGPFNSAYFEHTYLARQMGIEIVEGRDLVVQDARVFMRTTKGLKPVHVIYRRIDDDFLDPTVFRKDSTLGVPGLIHAYRAGNVSLANSIGTGIADDKVMYYFVPRIIRFYLGQDPILENVPTYLASEEEDRRYILEHLPELVVKAANESGGYGMLMGPQAGREELAAFRERIVADPRNYIAQPVISLSRHPTYCDGAFSGRHIDLRPFVLSGEKIFVLPGGLTRVALREGSLVVNSSQGGGSKDTWVLYGDE